One window of the Salvelinus fontinalis isolate EN_2023a chromosome 2, ASM2944872v1, whole genome shotgun sequence genome contains the following:
- the LOC129825858 gene encoding nucleosome-remodeling factor subunit BPTF-like isoform X9 has translation MRGKRGRPPKTLRMQEPSSEPERGLRPRRELRAKGRGSAEVDFESPKRGNNSSSRGRRKVGSSRGRGRGRGCGGRGTRGRRSIARSVVYDDHESDEDDDAVSLRSEEDELIEEETITDEEEEALNEESDPLEEILEEDDDASYCTESSFRSQSTHGSTPGRKRTRVHCPRSPIFEEKEIPPLELPRTSEDLMVPSEELLNVSSIYEVLRNFSTVLRLSPFRFEDFCAALVGQEQCTLMAETHTALLKAILREEDTSNTTFGPADLKDSVNSTLYFIDGMTWPEVVRAYCESDQEYHHVLPYQEVEDYPYGPLDSKIKVLQFLVDQFLTTNIAREELMSEGVVQYDDHCRVCHRLGDLLCCETCSAVYHLECVKPPLVEVPEDEWQCEICVAHKVPGVTDCVTEMQKSKPYIRQEPIGYDRHRRQYWFLNRRIIVEEDGEHEKKKIWYYSTKVQLGGLIECLDKEYWENDLCAVLEEMREEVHTHMDITEDLTNKARGNNKAFLTAANDEILERVHGRQERRAAEQAEKATTDTTKIEEETPTHCSPLPDHRELQDPESKEEASSQGKTGVALLSAAAPPAGEENTTVHPPKPGSSTQDGTLPKHEPPKPAEVSCSAASESRESGEASMDPEQERPDDKPVDSESHGEEDPSAQCQPTPTPPHPGDENSNSSHVSAPGVLRRPEEPNLADRSSQSSITSQDDTGEGNEIGNGEGSASGWTNNRIVTRLRNPDSKLSQQKTQGDGSPTPRDSKETSPPSSESEVARLGTVRKDLSVKGILNNFFKLGQEGKFRVYHNQFSTNTLGLNKHQHREDHDKRRHLSHKFSLTPAGDFKWNGSIHGSKVLTISTLRLTIIQLETNVPAPFLHPNWASHRTNWIKAVQMCSKAREFALALAIMECAIKPVVMLPVWKDALGHTRLHRMTSMEREEKEKGKKREKKLEDEETMQQATWVKYTIPIKHQVWKQKGEEYRVTGYGGWSWVSKTHVHRFVPRLPGNTNVNYRKALEAAKTGKENATSGPNKQKCLPKAPTSSETQAKEESTPITEEKDKEETSTMESSGSTSPGEGQTLKEKEEKNITEKVEEKKDDQVEEKTEDKMDVDPSPPDTCLSEEEGIVDSKCPPSLTDPAVKEEPGEEEEPKQEDSEAKPPVRPFNWDVVNVSEGFQLRTAYKKKVKTSKLDGLLERRVKQFTLEEKQRLERLKQQSALAKHTVSKEKVNTGTPTTIKASTADKLAVSTSLKAEGQADSVVKDTIVKRLDFDQEQPVKSQPSGETDNLDVRLGSTCKPQAAGATGPNLNTTGLANHESSVQGNGGDALSQTELNGGSQKSIDLNNKVNLTSLEPALGAPKPPRAEVTIAGENGRKHGYEETEQGNGQREIESMDVNQSKPHLVQVNGKDAVDTKAPVDSKMHLNLANKVDTKVMLQTLEGEIKTLPVKEPVKSIMNGTLSQDGLKVNNTVLATSPALAGVERKVVVSEPDYLPPQKVARLENNGDRVVDSVTSSLLGPPTGVPTVSNRTKSEPMEIGQTASNKITPFPIPTAEESSLSNNTIVNSSSSTGVLKTITQVTTTTTTTMSTESRTVQIAEVSSSTKPAVMPAAESSAVSTLTTMTKTTVTRVSSPTLEAAVSEETKTVVTAMLTDAKSGPSGSSVTSMTVSKEYSTRDRVRLLKFSRSKKTRSGTALPSYRKFVTKSSKKSIFVLPNDDLKKLVRRGGIREVPIFNYNAKPALDIWPYPSPRPTFGITWRYRLQTVKSLAGVSLMLRLLWACLRWDDMAVKPSPAVGTTRTESSETAITTTEIIKRRDVGPHGIRSEYCIRKIICPIGVTEAPKETPTPQRKGLRSSALRPKKPEPAKQTGPIVLETWVAEEELEIWEIRAFSERVEREKAQAADQAKKRLEQQKPGATTTSTPTSTPTTSASGTPASLTSQVTPGTKLVLATKLGTPVTFQQNKNFHQSFASWVKQGQGSPGMVQVQQNVLGIIPSSTPGNQRTYSSFQNRNATINIRPNTATSTTTQPVIATGAQIRPGMSVIRSPLQQGTTMGKTIIRTPLMMQQGILPASQQQVVTQIIRGQPVSTAVSSASPVQTSAGQRMLGAAPSPRPVTPAPGQSPSPSTPQGGRPQQGQVKLTLAQLTQLTQGAQGGNQGLTVVIQGQGQTTGQLQVIPQGVTVIPGPGQQLMQAAMPNGQVQRFLFTPGASAPAPTLATTASAAVTPVTATTTTPSVPALSQPPVQTPATSQAPAQPVQPPQQAIAHVQPPATSQAPAQPVQPPQQAIAHVQPPQQAIAHVQPPQQAIAHVQPPQQAIAHVQPPQQAIAHVQPPQQAIAHVQPPQQAIAHVQPPQQAIAHVQPPQQAIAHVQPPQQAIAHVQPPQQAIAHVQPPQQAIAHVQPPQQAIAHVQPPQQAIAHVQPLQQAIAHVQPPQQAIAHVQPPQQAIAHVQPPQQAIAHVQPPQQAIAPVQPPQQPIAPVQPPALAPAHPPVSTHQTQPPQTQVHIPLQSPTALPIQQIAQIPTSPQQVHMKTLSVSPSITQGTVRPIQAHAQLQPQVPAQIRPQQLQLHHQHQLITVPGLQQQVQVLGTIQTHVAAQLQAQQGGAVPQQIKLQLPIQIQQAGGQVQAHQIQNVVTIQTASVQDHLQRIQQLREQQQKKKQQEAKREQSLQASSPSDIIQKQVVMKQNAVIDNLKQRKTMTPAEREENQRIIVCNQVMKFILDKIDKDEKQAAKKRKKEESVEQKRSKQNATKLSALLFKHKEQLKAEILKKRALLDKELQLEVQEELRRDISRLRKEKEKAQAAASQAAAAAAAAQVASSLSPTMASPSSAHKRRRDDERDSSSAKPKKKKMISTTSKDHKKEVKLYCVCKTPYDEAKFYIGCDLCSNWFHGACVGITEKEAKKMDDYVCNGCKQGQDSQDSEGTTEELYCICRTPYDETQFYIGCDRCQNWYHGRCVGILQSEATHIDEYVCPQCQSTEDAMTVLTPLTDKDYEGLRRILRSLQAHKMAWPFLEPVDPNDAPDYYGVIKEPMDLSTMEDRLQKRYYNKLTEFVADMTKVFDNCRYYNPNDSPFFQCAEVLESFFVQKLKGFKASRSHNNKLQTSTS, from the exons ACTGAAGGCCATCCTGCGTGAGGAAGACACCTCCAACACCACGTTCGGTCCTGCTGACCTCAAGGACAGCGTCAACTCCACCCTCTACTTCATTGATGGTATGACGTGGCCCGAGGTGGTCCGTGCCTACTGCGAGAGCGACCAGGAGTACCACCATGTCCTGCCCTACCAGGAGGTGGAGGACTACCCCTACGGCCCTCTGGACAGTAAGATCAAGGTGCTGCAGTTCTTAGTGGATCAGTTCCTCACCACCAACATCGCCCGCGAGGAGTTGATGTCAGAGGGGGTGGTGCAGTATGATGACCACTGCAGGGTGTGCCACAGGTTGGGGGACCTGTTGTGCTGTGAGACCTGCTCTGCCGTCTACCATCTGGAGTGTGTGAAGCCGCCGCTGGTGGAGGTGCCGGAGGACGAATGGCAGTGTGAGATCTGCGTGGCACACAAGGTGCCCGGGGTCACAGACTGTGTGACAGAGATGCAGAAGAGCAAACCCTACATCCGCCAGGAGCCCATCGGCTACGACCGCCACCGGAGGCAATACTGGTTCCTAAACCGAAGGATAATTGT TGAGGAGGACGGGGAGCATGAGAAGAAGAAGATCTGGTACTACAGCACAAAGGTCCAGCTGGGAGGGCTGATAGAGTGTCTAGACAAGGAGTACTGGGAAAACGACCTGTGTGCTGTCCtcgaggagatgagagaggaggtgcACACTCACATGGACATCACTGAGGACCTCACCAACAAGGCCCGCGGCAACAATAAGGCCTTCCTCACGGCAGCCAACG aTGAGATCCTGGAGCGTGTGCACGGCAGGCAGGAACGGCGAGCAGCGGAGCAGGCAGAGAAGGCCACTACAGACACCACCAAGATAGAGGAAGAGACGCCCACACACTGCTCTCCACTACCAGACCACAGAGAGCTCCAAGACCCCGAGTCTAAGGAGGAGGCAAGCTCACAAGGGAAGACTGGAGTTGCTCTTCTAT CAGCTGCAGCTCCCCCTGCTGGAGAAGAGAACACCACCGTCCACCCCCCTAAGCCTGGCTCGTCTACCCAGGACGGCACTCTCCCTAAACATGAACCCCCTAAGCCTGCTGAGGTGTCCTGCTCGGCCGCCTCTGAGAGCAGGGAGAGTGGGGAGGCCTCCATGGATCCTGAGCAGGAGAGGCCAG atgATAAGCCTGTAGACTCAGAGTCCCATGGAGAGGAGGACCCCTCTGCCCAGTGCCAGCCTACtcccacaccaccacaccctggAGACGAGAACAGCAACAGCAGCCACGTCTCAGCGCCTGGGGTCCTCAGGAGGCCTGAAGAGCCAAACCTCGCTGACAGGTCCTCTCAGTCCTCCATCACCAGCCAGGACGACACGG GTGAAGGCAATGAGATTGGGAATGGTGAGGGTTCAGCGTCTGGATGGACTAACAATCGCATAGTGACTCGTCTGCGTAACCCGGACAGCAAGCTGAGCCAGCAAAAGACCCAGGGAGATGGCAGCCCTACACCCAGGGACAGCAAGGAG ACATCTCCTCCCAGCTCTGAGAGTGAAGTGGCTCGTCTGGGTACTGTGAGGAAAGACTTGTCGGTGAAGGGCATCCTGAACAACTTCTTCAAGCTGGGCCAGGAGGGCAAGTTCCGAGTCTACCACAACCAGTTCAGCACCAACACACTGGGCCTCAACAAGCACCAGCATCGTGAGGACCACGACAAGCGCCGCCACCTGTCCCATAAGTTCAGCCTAACCCCCGCCGGGGATTTCAAGTGGAACGGCTCCATCCACGGCTCCAAGGTGCTGACCATATCCACCCTGCGGCTCACCATCATCCAGCTGGAGACCAATGTCCCCGCCCCCTTCCTGCACCCAAACTGGGCCTCGCACAG GACAAACTGGATTAAAGCGGTGCAGATGTGCAGTAAGGCTCGGGAGTTTGCCTTGGCGCTGGCCATCATGGAGTGTGCCATCAAACCAGTGGTCATGCTGCCTGTCTGGAAAGATGCGCTTGGACACACCAG GCTCCATCGCATGACCTCCATGGAgcgggaggagaaagagaaagggaaaaagagagagaaaaaactggaggatgaggagactatgCAGCAGGCCACCTGGGTGAAGTACACCATCCCCATCAAACACCAG gTGTGGAAGCAGAAGGGGGAGGAGTACAGAGTAACTGGGTACGGGGGCTGGAGCTGGGTCAGTAAGACTCACGTCCATCGCTTTGTTCCCAGGCTACCAGGgaacaccaacgtcaactaccgcAAAGCACTCGAAG CAGCTAAAACTGGCAAAGAAAATGCAACATCCGGCCCGAACAAACAAAAATGTTTGCCCAAAGCACCAACAAGCTCGGAAACCCAGGCAAAAGAAGAGTCTACTCCAATTACTGAAGAAAAAGACAAGGAGGAAACCTCCACCATGGAGTCATCTGGGAGCACTTCACCAGGAGAGGGGCAGACTCtgaaagagaaggaagagaaaaaTATCACAGAGAAGGTGGAGGAGAAGAAAGATGATCAGGTGGAGGAGAAGACTGAGGACAAGATGGATGTTGACCCCAGTCCACCAGACACCTGTCTCAGTGAGGAAGAAG GTATAGTGGACAGCAAATGCCCCCCATCACTGACTGACCCTGCTGTTAAGGAGGAGCCCGGGGAGGAAGAAGAACCTAAGCAGGAGGACTCTGAGGCCAAGCCACCTGTCCGCCCATTCAACTGGGATGTGGTGAACGTCAGCGAGGGCTTCCAGCTCCGTACGGCCTACAAGAAGAAGGTGAAGACGTCCAAGCTCGACGGGCTGCTGGAGCGCAGAGTGAAACAGTTCACCCTGGAGGAGAAGCAGAGGCTAGAGCGCCTCAAACAGCAGTCAGCCCTGGCCAAACACACAGTCTCCAAGGAGAAAGTTAATACAGGGACTCCCACCACCATCAAGGCTTCTACAGCAGACAAGTTAGCAGTGAGCACTAGTCTGAAAGCTGAGGGACAAGCAGACTCAGTAGTTAAAGACACAATTGTTAAAAGGCTTGACTTTGACCAGGAGCAGCCAGTGAAATCCCAGCCCTCAGGAGAGACAGATAATCTGGACGTCAGATTAGGCTCCACCTGTAAACCCCAGGCAGCAGGAGCCACAGGCcccaacctcaacaccacagggTTGGCCAACCATGAGAGCAGCGTTCAGGGCAATGGTGGGGATGCGTTATCTCAAACGGAGCTGAATGGAGGCTCCCAGAAAAGCATAGACCTCAACAACAAAGTCAATTTGACATCTCTAGAACCGGCTTTAGGTGCCCCCAAACCTCCCAGAGCAGAAGTGACGATAGCAGGAGAAAACGGTAGGAAGCATGGTTATGAGGAGACAGAGCAAGGTAATGGACAGAGGGAGATAGAAAGCATGGACGTAAACCAAAGCAAACCACATTTAGTGCAGGTGAACGGGAAAGACGCTGTTGACACCAAGGCTCCTGTAGACTCAAAGATGCACTTAAACCTGGCCAACAAAGTGGACACCAAGGTCATGCTCCAGACGTTAGAGGGTGAGATCAAAACACTGCCAGTGAAGGAGCCTGTAAAATCCATTATGAACGGTACTCTCTCTCAGGACGGGTTAAAGGTCAACAACACTGTGTTAGCCACCAGCCCAGCCTTGGCGGGCGTAGAGAGAAAGGTTGTGGTGTCCGAGCCTGACTATCTGCCACCTCAGAAGGTTGCCAGACTGGAGAATAATGGCGACAGGGTGGTAGACTCCGTCACGTCGTCACTGTTAGGGCCGCCCACTGGTGTTCCCACGGTAAGCAACAGGACCAAGTCTGAGCCAATGGAAATTGGGCAGACGGCATCCAATAAGATCACCCCGTTTCCTATCCCCACTGCAGAGGAGTCCAGCTTGAGTAACAACACCAtagtgaacagtagtagcagtactggGGTGCTGAAGACCATCACCCAAGtcaccacaaccactactaccaccatgtcaacAGAGTCTCGCACGGTGCAGATAGCCGAGGTCTCCAGCAGCACTAAGCCTGCAGTGATGCCTGCTGCAGAGAGCAGTGCTGTGTCCACCCTCACCACCATGACCAAGACCACCGTCACCAGGGTCAGCTCCCCGACCCTCGAGGCCGCTGTCTCCGAGGAAACCAAGACTGTTGTCACTGCAATGTTGACAGATGCCAAATCTGGCCCCTCAGGCTCTTCAGTCACCTCCATGACAGTCAGTAAGGAGTACTCCACCAGAGACCGTGTCCGGCTGCTAAAGTTCTCCCGCTCCAAGAAGACCCGCTCTGGCACGGCCCTCCCCTCCTACCGCAAGTTTGTCACCAAGAGTAGCAAAAAGAGCATCTTTGTACTGCCTAATGATGACCTGAAGAAGCTGGTGAGGAGAGGGGGCATCAGAGAGGTACCCATCTTCAACTACAACGCCAAGCCAGCCCTGGACATCTGGCCCTATCCCTCCCCCAGACCCACCTTTGGAATCACGTGGAG ATACCGTCTCCAGACTGTGAAGTCTCTGGCGGGGGTCAGTCTGATGCTGCGGCTGCTCTGGGCCTGCCTGAGGTGGGATGACATGGCTGTCAAGCCCTCCCCTGCTGTAGGAACCACCCGCACAG AATCCTCGGAGACGGCGATCACCACAACAGAGATCATCAAGCGGCGAGATGTGGGGCCGCACGGCATCCGGTCTGAATACTGCATCAGGAAGATCATCTGCCCAATTGGCGTTACCGAAGCTCCCAAAG AAACTCCCACTCCCCAGAGGAAAGGCCTGCGCTCCAGCGCTCTGAGGCCAAAGAAGCCTGAGCCGGCCAAGCAGACTGGACCAATCGTCTTAGAGACGTGGGTGGCCGAGGAGGAGCTGGAGATCTGGGAGATCAGAGCCTTTTCAGAAAG ggtggagagggagaaggccCAGGCTGCAGACCAGGCTAAG AAACGGTTGGAGCAACAGAAGCCTGgtgccaccaccacctccacccccaccagcACCCCTACAACCTCAGCCTCTGGCACTCCGGCATCCCTGACCAGCCAGGTCACCCCGGGGACTAAACTGGTCCTGGCCACCAAGCTGGGGACACCTGTCACATTCCAGCAGAACAAGAACTTCCATCAGTCGTTTGCTTCCTGGGTCAAGCAGGGCCAGGGTAGTCCAG GTATGGTGCAAGTCCAGCAGAATGTCCTGGGCATTATTCCATCCAGTACCCCAGGCAACCAGCGGACCTACTCCTCATTCCAGAACCGCAACGCAACCATCAACATCAGACCCAACACCGCCACCTCAACCACCACTcagccg GTCATTGCCACCGGAGCCCAGATCCGTCCGGGCATGTCGGTGATCCGATCACCCCTGCAGCAGGGCACCACCATGGGCAAAACCATCATCAGAACCCCCTTGATGATGCAACAAGGTATTCTACCAGCCA GCCAGCAGCAGGTGGTGACTCAGATCATCCGGGGCCAACCTGTCTCCACAGCCGTTTCCAGTGCCAGCCCTGTGCAGACCAGCGCAGGCCAGAGGATGCTGGGTGCCGCCCCGTCCCCCCGTCCTGTCACCCCTGCCCCCGGGCAGTCCCCATCACCATCCACTCCCCAAGGCGGCCGACCACAGCAGGGACAGGTCAAACTCACCCTGGCCCAGCTCACCCAGCTAACGCAGGGGGCACAG gGAGGGAACCAGGGTCTCACAGTAGTAatccagggacagggacagaccacAGGCCAGCTGCAGGTTATCCCCCAGGGGGTGACAGTCATCCCAGGCCCTGGGCAGCAGCTCATGCAGGCTGCCATGCCCAACGGCCAGGTGCAGCGCTTCCTCTTCACCCCAGGGGCATCAGCCCCTGCCCCCACCCTCGCCACCACAGCCAGTGCTGCTGTCACACCCGTCACAgccaccacaacaacaccctcAGTGCCAG CACTGTCTCAGCCTCCGGTTCAGACTCCCGCCACCTCTCAAGCACCGGCACAACCAGTCCAGCCTCCTCAACAGGCTATCGCTCATGTCCAGCCTCCCGCCACCTCTCAAGCACCGGCACAACCAGTCCAGCCTCCTCAACAGGCTATCGCTCATGTCCAGCCTCCTCAACAGGCTATCGCTCATGTCCAGCCTCCTCAACAGGCTATCGCTCATGTCCAGCCTCCTCAACAGGCTATCGCTCATGTCCAGCCTCCTCAACAGGCTATCGCTCATGTCCAGCCTCCTCAACAGGCTATCGCTCATGTCCAGCCTCCTCAACAGGCTATCGCTCATGTCCAGCCTCCTCAACAGGCTATCGCTCATGTCCAGCCTCCTCAACAGGCTATCGCTCATGTCCAGCCTCCTCAACAGGCTATTGCTCATGTCCAGCCTCCTCAACAGGCTATCGCTCATGTCCAGCCTCCTCAACAGGCTATCGCTCATGTCCAGCCTCCTCAACAGGCTATCGCTCATGTCCAGCCTCCTCAACAGGCTATCGCTCATGTCCAACCCCTTCAACAGGCTATCGCTCATGTCCAGCCCCCTCAACAGGCTATCGCTCATGTCCAGCCCCCTCAACAGGCTATCGCTCATGTCCAGCCCCCTCAACAGGCTATCGCTCATGTCCAGCCCCCTCAACAGGCTATCGCTCCAGTCCAGCCCCCTCAACAGCCTATCGCTCCAGTCCAGCCCCCTGCCCTCGCTCCTGCCCACCCTCCAGTGTCCACACATCAGACTCAACCTCCTCAGACTCAAGTCCACATCCCCCTCCAGTCTCCCACTGCCTTACCCATCCAGCAGATAGCCCAGATCCCAACCTCTCCACAACAGGTCCatatgaaaactctctcggtctCCCCCTCTATCACCCAGGGCACAGTGAGGCCTATCCAGGCCCATGCTCAACTCCAGCCCCAGGTTCCGGCTCAGATCAGGCCGCAGCAGCTGCagctccaccaccaacaccagcTGATCACAGTGCCGGGGCTGCAGCAGCAGGTCCAGGTGCTGGGCACCATCCAGACCCACGTGGCGGCCCAGCTCCAGGCCCAGCAGGGTGGGGCGGTGCCCCAGCAGATCAAGCTGCAGCTGCCTATCCAGATCCAGCAGGCAGGAGGCCAGGTGCAGGCCCACCAGATCCAGAACGTGGTGACCATCCAGACAGCCAGCGTGCAGGACCACCTGCAGAGGATCCAGCAGCTCAGAGAGCAGCAgcagaagaagaagcagcaggAGGCCAAAAGGGAGCAGAGCCTGCAGGCCTCCAGCCCCAGCGACATCATCCAGAAACAGGTGGTGATgaagcagaatgctgtgatagacAATCTGAAACAGAGGAAGACCATGACTCCAGCAGAGCGGGAGGAGAACCAGAG AATAATCGTCTGCAATCAGGTTATGAAGTTCATCCTGGACAAGATCGACAAGGATGAGAAGCAGGCGGCtaagaagaggaagaaggaggagTCTGTGGAGCAGAAACGCAGCAAGCAGAATGCCACCAAGCTCTCGGCTCTGCTCTTCAAGCACAAAGAGCAGCTCAAGGCTGAGATCCTGAAGAAGAGGGCTCTACTGGACAAGGAGCTGCAGCTGGAGGTTCAG GAGGAGCTGAGGAGGGACATCAGCAGGctgaggaaggagaaggagaaggccCAAGCTGCAGCCTCTCAGGCAGCTGCTGCTGCAGCCGCAGCCCAGGTGgcctcatccctctcccccaccATGGCCTCGCCCTCCTCCGCCCACAAACGCAGGAGGGACGACGAGAGGGACTCGTCCTCCGCCAAgcccaagaagaagaagatgatATCCACTACCTCAAAGGATCACAAGAAGGAAGTGAAgctgtactgtgtctgtaaaacGCCCTATGACGAGGCCAA GTTCTACATTGGGTGCGACCTGTGCTCCAACTGGTTCCACGGTGCGTGTGTGGGCATCACGGAGAAGGAGGCCAAGAAGATGGACGACTACGTCTGTAATGGCTGCAAGCAGGGCCAGGACTCACAGGACTCAGAGGGCACCACGGAGGAGCTGTACTGCATCTGCCGGACGCCATATGATGAAACACA GTTTTACATTGGCTGCGACCGTTGCCAGAACTGGTACCACGGGCGCTGTGTGGGCATTCTGCAGAGTGAGGCCACCCACATAGACGAGTACGTGTGCCCGCAGTGTCAATCCACGGAGGACGCCATGACGGTCCTCACACCGTTAACCGACAAGGACTACGAGGGTTTAAGAAGAATCCTGCGTTCCTTACAG GCTCACAAAATGGCGTGGCCGTTCCTTGAACCAGTAGATCCCAACGATGCTCCTGATTATTATGGCGTTATAAAGGAACCGATGG ACCTCTCCACAATGGAAGACAGATTACAGAAACGGTATTACAACAAGCTCACTGAGTTTGTGGCGGACATGACCAAAGTCTTTGACAACTGCCGCTACTACAACCCCAACGACTCCCCCTTCTTTCAGTGTGCCGAAGTTCTGGAGTCATTCTTTGTACAGAAGCTCAAAGGTTTCAAAGCTAGCAG GTCTCATAACAACAAACTACAGACTTCGACCTCTTAG